The sequence CTCGCTTAGAAATTAAAAAATATTGTAAATATTGTGGAACACATACAATTCACCGAGCAACTAAATAAAAGGAGAACATAATGAAAAAAATCGGACAATTTTTTAAAAGTGTTGCTCATGAAATGCGTCTTGTAACATGGCCTACTGGGAAACAATGGCGAAAAGATGTATTAACGGTTATCGAAATGACACTTATTTTTGCTATTTTCTTCGCCGTAGCGGACTGGGGATTAACGCATTTGATGAGTTTTATTTTGAAATAAGAGAATTAGGATATAGCGTGAAATCATATCAATATGTGAT comes from Catellicoccus marimammalium M35/04/3 and encodes:
- the secE gene encoding preprotein translocase subunit SecE, with the protein product MKKIGQFFKSVAHEMRLVTWPTGKQWRKDVLTVIEMTLIFAIFFAVADWGLTHLMSFILK